One part of the Haliotis asinina isolate JCU_RB_2024 chromosome 2, JCU_Hal_asi_v2, whole genome shotgun sequence genome encodes these proteins:
- the LOC137271624 gene encoding ice-structuring glycoprotein-like, which yields MSFGQLVDVHKGLSAEIKEGEQGKGRDAYRKDDVLFHSSCSAWTSSANIHPCAMQPCSANQMCIPINTAKNHVCVRTIPASTASTTPPTTSASTATTATTATTPPTTSASTATTATTATTPPTTSASTATTATTATTPPTTSASTATTATTATTPPTTSASTATTATTATTPTTTSASTATTATTATTPTTTSASTSTTATTPTTIPTSTSTTATTPTTIPTSTATTATTPLTTTASTATTATTPTTIPTSTATTATTPTTTSASTATTASTPTTTTTTTTTTTTTTTTTSTTTTTTTTTTTTAAAAATAATTTSTSPVATASVPASTSTASTTIPFNGTCVVDIDCAELPGRTCSGGVCICSIGYDMDETSVKCRKLTDCSSFGSEFTLFVNVAIKDHNVKIFNSKTPGECATLCASAKYITCRSFEHYYNNCYLQTVTWFDVGDDEHRLLANVGHYQRRCNW from the exons ATGTCTTTCGGTCAGCTGGTCGACGTCCACAAGGGACTGTCTGCTGAAATCAAAGAAGGCGAACAGGGAAA GGGTCGGGATGCGTATCGAAAGGACGACGttctgttccactcctcatgcagcgCCTGGACAAGTTCAGCCAAT ATTCATCCATGTGCCATGCAGCCATGCAGTGCCAACCAAATGTGCATTCCCATCAACACCGCTAAAAACCATGTGTGTGTACGTACTATCCCGGCATCAACCGCTTCTACTACCCCACCTACTACTTCGGCATCAACTGCTACTACtgcaactactgctactaccccACCTACTACTTCGGCATCAACTGCTACTACtgcaactactgctactaccccACCTACTACTTCGGCATCAACTGCTACTACtgcaactactgctactaccccACCTACTACTTCGGCATCAACTGCTACTACtgcaactactgctactaccccACCTACTACTTCGGCATCAACTGCTACTACtgcaactactgctactacacCAACTACTACCTCGGCATCAACTGCTACTACtgcaactactgctactacacCAACTACTACCTCGGCATCAACTTCTACTACTGCAACTACACCAACTACTATCCCGACATCAacttctactactgctactacaccAACTACTATCCCGACAtcaactgctactactgctactaccccACTTACTACCACGGCATCAACTGCTACAACTGCTACTACACCAACTACTATCCCGACAtcaactgctactactgctactacaccAACTACTACCTCGGCAtcaactgctactactgcttctacaccaactactactactactactactaccacgaccacgaccactaccactaccacttctacaactaccactactactactactactactactactgctgctgctgctgctactgctgctactactacgagTACATCTCCTGTGGCGACTGCATCAGTCCCAGCATCAACGTCAACAGCAAGCACGACTATACCAT TTAACGGTACATGTGTGGTGGACATCGACTGTGCTGAACTACCTGGACGGACATGTTCTGGGGGTGTCTGCATATGTTCCATCGGATACGACATGGACGAAACCAGCGTTAAGTGCAGGAAGCTGACAG ACTGTTCGTCGTTTGGATCTGAGTTCACCCTCTTCGTGAACGTGGCAATCAAAGACCACAACGTCAAGATCTTCAATTCTAAGACTCCTGGAGAATGTGCCACGTTGTGTGCCAGTGCTAAATATATCACCTGCAGATCTTTTGAACATTATTATAATAACTGTTACCTACAGACTGTAACGTGGTTTGATGTTGGCGACGATGAGCATCGCTTGCTGGCAAATGTTGGACATTACCAGCGCAGATGTAATTGGTGA